In Bos indicus x Bos taurus breed Angus x Brahman F1 hybrid chromosome 21, Bos_hybrid_MaternalHap_v2.0, whole genome shotgun sequence, one DNA window encodes the following:
- the WARS gene encoding tryptophan--tRNA ligase, cytoplasmic: MADMSNGEQGCGSPLELFHSIAAQGELVRDLEARNAAKDEIDSAMKMLLSLKTSYKAATGEDYKVDCPPRDPAPESGEGLDATEADEDFVDPWTVQTSSAKGIDYDKLIVRFGSSKIDKELVNRIERATGQRPHRFLRRGIFFSHRDMHQILDAYENKKPFYLYTGRGPSSEAMHVGHLIPFIFTKWLQDVFNVPLVIQMTDDEKYLWKDLTLDQAYGYAVENAKDIIACGFDINKTFIFSDLDYMGMSPGFYKNVVKIQKHVTFNQVKGIFGFTDSDCIGKISFPAIQAAPSFSNSFPQIFRDRTDVQCLIPCAIDQDPYFRMTRDVAPRIGYPKPALLHSTFFPALQGAQTKMSASDPNSSIFLTDTAKQIKTKVNKHAFSGGRDTVEEHRQFGGNCDVDVSFMYLTFFLEDDDKLEQIRRDYTSGAMLTGELKKELIEVLQPLIAEHQARRKEVTDEIVKEFMTPRKLSYDFQ; this comes from the exons GATGAAATTGATTCTGCAATGAAGATGTTGTTATCCTTAAAAACGAGCTACAAAGCTGCCACAGGGGAGGATTACAAGGTGGACTGTCCTCCAAGGGACCCGGCGCCCGAGAGTGGTGAGGGCCTGGATGCCACCGAAGCAGACGAGGACTTTGTGGACCCCTGGACAGTGCAGACAAGCAGTGCCAAAGGCATTGACTACGACAAGCTCATTG tTCGATTTGGAAGCAGTAAAATTGACAAGGAGCTGGTAAACCGAATAGAGAGAGCCACGGGCCAGAGACCACACCGCTTCCTGCGCAGGGGAATCTTCTTCTCACACAG AGACATGCATCAGATTCTGGATGCCTATGAAAACAAGAAGCCGTTCTATCTCTACACGGGCAGGGGCCCCTCTTCTGAAGCCATGCATGTGGGTCACCTCATCCCATTCATCTTCACCAA GTGGCTGCAGGATGTGTTCAACGTCCCCTTGGTCATCCAGATGACTGATGACGAGAAGTACCTGTGGAAGGACCTGACCCTGGATCAGGCCTATGGCTACGCCGTGGAGAACGCCAAGGATATCATCGCCTGCGGCTTTGACATCAACAAAACGTTCATCTTCTCTGACCTTGACTACATGGG GATGAGCCCTGGCTTCTACAAGAACGTGGTGAAGATCCAGAAGCACGTCACCTTCAACCAAGTGAAAGGCATTTTCGGCTTCACTGACAGCGACTGCATTG GGAAGATCAGTTTTCCTGCCATCCAGGCCGCTCCCTCCTTCAGCAACTCATTCCCTCAGATCTTCCGAGACCGGACGGACGTCCAGTGCCTCATCCCGTGCGCCATCGACCAG GACCCGTACTTCAGGATGACCAGGGACGTGGCCCCCAGGATCGGCTACCCCAAGCCAGCCCTCTTGCACTCGACCTTCTTCCCTGCCCTGCAGGGGGCCCAGACCAAGATGAGTGCCAGTGACCCCAACTCTTCCATCTTCCTCACGGACACGGCCAAGCAGATCAAGACCAAG GTCAACAAGCACGCCTTCTCCGGAGGCAGGGACACCGTTGAGGAGCACCGGCAGTTTGGGGGCAACTGTGACGTGGACGTGTCCTTCATGTACCTGACCTTCTTCCTGGAGGATGATGACAAGCTGGAGCAGATCAGGAGG GACTACACGAGCGGGGCCATGCTCACCGGCGAGCTCAAGAAGGAGCTCATCGAAGTCCTGCAGCCCTTGATTGCCGAGCACCAGGCCCGGCGCAAGGAGGTCACCGACGAGATCGTGAAAGAATTCATGACCCCCCGGAAGCTGTCCTACGACTTTCAGTAA